TGGGGCTGATGCTCCTGGCCACCCTGACCTGGCCGAGCCGCGAATCCGTGCAGGCCGCCGTCGACCAGGCCACGCGGGACAACGCCGCCCGGTCCGCGGCCGGCGACCCCCGCCCCCGTACGCCGGCGGACGAGCGGCCGGGCGACCGGGGTCGTCCCAGTCACGCGGTGAGCTGATCGACACGGCCACCGACCGGTGGCCACCGGTCGGGAGTCCCGCGCGCCTGGCAGGATGGAACGGTGAATCCCGCAGGCGAATCCGACCGGTCCGGAACCCCGATGACCCTCTTCGAGGCGGTCGGCGGCGAACCCACGTTCCGCAAGCTGGTGGACGAGTTCTATGCCGGCGTCGCCACCGACCCGCTGCTGCGGCCGATGTATCCGGAGGAGGACCTCGGGCCGGCCGCCGACCGGCTGACCCTCTTCCTCATGCAGTACTGGGGCGGCCCTAACACCTACTCGGCGCAGCGCGGCCACCCGCGCCTGCGGATGCGGCACGTCTCGTTCCGGATCGGCGCGGCCGAGCGGGACGCCTGGCTGCACCACATGCGTCGGGCGGTGGACCGGCTGGACCTGCCGCCGGAGATCGCCACCGCG
The Micromonospora sp. R77 DNA segment above includes these coding regions:
- a CDS encoding globin; the protein is MTLFEAVGGEPTFRKLVDEFYAGVATDPLLRPMYPEEDLGPAADRLTLFLMQYWGGPNTYSAQRGHPRLRMRHVSFRIGAAERDAWLHHMRRAVDRLDLPPEIATALWDYLERAAYFMVNVAEDPTAGA